One Thermus sp. CCB_US3_UF1 DNA window includes the following coding sequences:
- a CDS encoding PaaI family thioesterase → MAFALPVRPEFLQHLGVVHGGVIAALLDNALTFAGGTALGPQVLTVEFKVNFLRPAQGGRLVAKGRVVHAGKRLAVVQGEVASEGEPGPIALGQGTIRKV, encoded by the coding sequence GTGGCCTTCGCCCTCCCGGTACGCCCCGAGTTCCTCCAGCACCTGGGGGTGGTGCACGGCGGGGTCATCGCCGCCTTGCTGGATAACGCCCTCACCTTCGCCGGGGGCACGGCCCTAGGCCCCCAGGTCCTCACCGTGGAGTTCAAGGTGAACTTCCTGCGCCCGGCGCAAGGAGGGCGGCTTGTGGCCAAGGGCCGGGTGGTCCACGCCGGAAAGCGCCTGGCCGTGGTCCAAGGGGAGGTGGCCAGCGAGGGGGAACCCGGGCCCATCGCCCTGGGCCAGGGGACCATCCGCAAGGTCTAA
- a CDS encoding AAA family ATPase — protein sequence MATSARLYLLDEPHALWEGCPYPLPPSRPGQLLLFLAYRGEWVARETLAGLLWPEIPEEEARHNLRVALHRARSLPWAQAVEVNREQVRFVLVTDVAEFRAALGRGDWEEAVRIHRRPFLMDFPLREAPALEDWASLERQSLLEAWQYAAKRRAQELEEAGEAEEASRLLLEVLRHDLLAEDVLQAYLRAAQMAGQREAALKVYDRFRRELGEGLGLEPARVTQELAQALRQTQPLAAPASPRLTFPLGLLHPPRMVGREEELTALRRARFALVSGEAGVGKTRLLLESFPEAPRLRCLEGLENLPWHPILVHLRRHLDKLPDLGPYREDLARLLPEAFPGLTPPPPEPGSSKPRLLEALARSLASAERLLFDDLQWADENTLELLLYLLERGQPWIGTYRPQEVGPALKRTLEALHAHGVETVVLKPLEADAVHALLADLTGAEEGPPLFSRWLRGKTGGNPFFALEVLKTLFEGGVLREEGGRWRTPLDEVTRDYTELQVPPKVAGVVARRLGRLSPEALRTLQAASTLGEGFSPQVLAPMAGLSEWAVMEGLEEAEQAGIVAGNGFVHDLFRQSIYQGLSQARRQFLHAQAAQSLQGQAPPQVVAEHWFQAGAHGEAAHNWLVAARAYLKSSLPEEAARVLERAYPHAQGLEGPEMAAHLARSYRELGQYAQAQRWIQEALRHPSPRWQADALVEQTWVLLGEGRLEEAAKVLQEAQEIQARLEPEPLEEGSLELALAKLRSNLAFRQGQFTASCQTLEPLAARLRTQGPSLALAGILVSLGSSYDHLGQETQAIATLEEALQVAQKVGARYYLVDGANNLLGCLIRQGRCEEGLAQAKAALALGEYEGTAFLRNNLAVAYLSLEQEKEALALFEANAHGAPDAMLRVLAWARLAELYPRHGLAGAVEHALDQALETALGMDLQAVPVRFLLALLRWGTEAQLRRAVPLLQEGVAETLPPPWREAYLEALAQRGLPPSSP from the coding sequence ATGGCCACATCCGCCCGCCTATACCTGTTGGACGAACCCCACGCCCTCTGGGAGGGCTGCCCCTACCCTCTTCCCCCTTCGCGGCCGGGACAGCTTCTGCTCTTCCTAGCCTACCGGGGGGAGTGGGTGGCGCGGGAAACCCTGGCGGGCCTTCTCTGGCCTGAGATCCCCGAGGAAGAGGCGCGCCACAACCTGCGGGTGGCCCTGCACCGGGCCAGGTCCCTGCCCTGGGCCCAGGCCGTGGAGGTCAACCGGGAACAGGTGCGCTTCGTCCTGGTTACGGATGTGGCCGAGTTTCGCGCCGCTTTGGGACGGGGGGATTGGGAGGAAGCCGTGCGCATCCACCGCAGGCCCTTCCTTATGGATTTTCCCCTGCGGGAAGCCCCGGCCCTGGAGGACTGGGCCTCCCTCGAGCGCCAAAGCCTCCTCGAGGCCTGGCAGTACGCCGCCAAACGCAGGGCCCAAGAGCTGGAGGAAGCCGGGGAAGCCGAGGAGGCAAGCCGGCTGCTCCTGGAGGTGCTGCGGCACGATCTTCTGGCCGAGGATGTCCTGCAGGCCTACCTGCGGGCAGCCCAGATGGCCGGGCAGCGCGAGGCCGCCCTCAAGGTCTACGACCGCTTTCGGCGCGAACTTGGGGAGGGTTTGGGCCTCGAGCCCGCCAGGGTTACCCAGGAGCTGGCCCAGGCCCTCCGGCAAACCCAACCCCTGGCTGCCCCCGCCTCCCCCCGCCTTACCTTCCCCCTGGGGCTCCTCCACCCGCCGCGGATGGTGGGGCGAGAGGAGGAGCTGACCGCCTTGCGCCGGGCCCGCTTCGCCCTGGTGAGCGGGGAAGCCGGGGTGGGCAAGACCCGCCTCCTCCTGGAGAGCTTCCCCGAAGCTCCCCGTCTCCGGTGCCTCGAGGGCCTGGAAAACCTGCCCTGGCACCCCATCCTGGTCCACCTAAGGCGGCATCTGGACAAGCTCCCCGACCTCGGCCCCTACCGGGAAGACCTGGCCCGGCTGTTGCCCGAAGCCTTCCCCGGCCTAACCCCGCCCCCTCCCGAGCCCGGGAGCAGCAAACCCCGCTTGCTGGAAGCCCTGGCTCGGAGCCTGGCCTCTGCAGAAAGGCTTCTCTTCGATGACCTCCAATGGGCCGACGAGAATACCCTGGAACTGCTCCTCTACCTCCTGGAACGGGGCCAACCCTGGATCGGGACCTACCGGCCCCAGGAGGTAGGCCCCGCCCTAAAGCGGACCCTGGAAGCCCTGCACGCCCACGGGGTGGAAACCGTGGTCCTAAAGCCCCTGGAGGCCGATGCGGTACATGCTCTCCTGGCCGACCTCACGGGAGCGGAGGAGGGCCCACCCTTGTTCTCCCGTTGGCTCCGGGGGAAGACCGGGGGCAACCCCTTTTTCGCCCTGGAGGTCCTCAAGACCCTCTTTGAGGGCGGGGTGTTGCGGGAGGAAGGAGGTCGCTGGCGCACCCCCCTGGACGAGGTTACCCGCGACTACACCGAGCTCCAAGTACCCCCCAAGGTGGCCGGGGTAGTGGCCCGCAGGCTGGGGCGGCTTTCCCCCGAAGCCCTGCGCACCCTCCAGGCGGCCAGCACCCTGGGGGAAGGTTTCTCCCCCCAGGTGTTGGCCCCCATGGCGGGGCTTTCGGAATGGGCGGTCATGGAGGGGTTGGAAGAGGCCGAGCAGGCGGGGATCGTGGCCGGAAACGGCTTCGTGCACGACCTCTTCCGCCAGAGCATCTACCAGGGCCTCTCCCAAGCCCGGCGCCAGTTCCTGCACGCCCAGGCAGCCCAGAGCCTCCAGGGCCAGGCCCCACCCCAGGTGGTGGCCGAACACTGGTTCCAGGCCGGGGCCCACGGCGAAGCGGCGCACAACTGGCTGGTGGCGGCCAGAGCGTACCTGAAAAGTTCCCTGCCCGAGGAAGCGGCGAGGGTGCTGGAGCGGGCTTACCCCCACGCCCAAGGCCTCGAGGGGCCGGAGATGGCCGCCCACCTGGCCCGCAGCTACCGGGAGCTGGGCCAGTACGCCCAAGCGCAACGATGGATCCAGGAGGCCCTGCGCCACCCCTCCCCACGTTGGCAGGCGGATGCCCTCGTGGAGCAGACCTGGGTCCTCCTGGGGGAAGGCCGGCTGGAGGAGGCGGCCAAAGTGCTGCAGGAGGCCCAGGAGATCCAGGCCAGGCTGGAGCCTGAACCCCTGGAGGAGGGCTCCTTGGAGCTGGCCCTGGCCAAACTGCGCTCCAATCTAGCCTTCCGCCAAGGCCAGTTCACCGCTTCCTGCCAGACCTTGGAACCCCTGGCGGCCCGGCTGCGGACCCAAGGCCCCTCCCTGGCCCTGGCGGGAATCCTGGTCAGCCTGGGGAGCAGCTACGACCACCTGGGCCAGGAAACCCAGGCCATCGCCACCCTGGAGGAGGCGCTTCAGGTAGCCCAGAAGGTGGGCGCCCGCTACTACCTGGTGGACGGGGCCAACAACCTCCTGGGGTGCCTGATACGCCAGGGGCGTTGCGAAGAAGGTCTTGCCCAGGCGAAGGCCGCCCTGGCCCTGGGCGAGTACGAGGGCACCGCCTTCTTGCGCAACAACCTGGCCGTGGCCTATCTCTCCCTGGAGCAGGAAAAAGAAGCGCTGGCCCTCTTTGAGGCCAACGCCCACGGGGCTCCGGACGCCATGCTGCGGGTTCTAGCCTGGGCGCGGCTAGCCGAACTCTACCCCCGCCACGGGTTGGCCGGCGCGGTGGAACATGCCCTGGACCAGGCCTTGGAGACCGCCCTGGGCATGGACCTCCAGGCCGTTCCCGTACGCTTCCTCCTGGCCCTCCTGCGCTGGGGAACCGAGGCCCAGCTTCGGCGGGCCGTCCCCCTCCTGCAGGAAGGGGTGGCGGAAACCCTGCCCCCACCCTGGCGGGAGGCGTACCTCGAGGCCCTGGCCCAACGCGGCCTCCCCCCTTCCTCCCCCTGA
- a CDS encoding S9 family peptidase → MRVETVSYKNGDLELRAFLYRPPGPGPYPAIVYNHGSEKNLAYIDRLAVPFVRQGYVFFAPNRRGHGRSPGTYILDVLGTLRGAEWSQALVRLHEEQLSDQLAGVAYLKNLPFVDSGRIGVYGWSFGGIQTLLAAERSESGYKAAVSCAGAAQTWPASPDLRARLSEAAQKAAVPLFLLQAQNDHSLAAIEGLSEVLRRSGKPHQSRVYPAFGTTPQQGHEFCIQGSEIWGPEVFAFFAQHLR, encoded by the coding sequence ATGCGGGTCGAGACGGTCAGCTACAAAAACGGCGACCTCGAGCTGCGTGCCTTCCTCTACCGCCCCCCAGGCCCAGGGCCGTACCCCGCCATCGTCTACAACCACGGCAGCGAGAAGAACCTGGCCTACATTGACCGGCTGGCGGTGCCCTTTGTGCGGCAGGGCTACGTGTTCTTTGCCCCCAACCGCCGGGGCCACGGCCGCTCACCTGGCACCTACATCCTGGACGTGCTGGGCACGCTGCGCGGGGCGGAGTGGAGCCAGGCCCTGGTGCGGCTGCACGAGGAACAGCTCTCCGACCAGCTCGCCGGGGTGGCCTACCTGAAGAACCTGCCCTTCGTGGACTCAGGCCGCATCGGGGTGTATGGATGGTCGTTCGGGGGCATCCAAACCCTGCTGGCCGCCGAGCGCTCCGAGAGCGGCTACAAGGCGGCGGTAAGCTGCGCGGGGGCCGCGCAAACCTGGCCGGCTTCGCCCGACCTGCGGGCCCGCCTCTCGGAGGCCGCCCAAAAAGCGGCGGTGCCCCTCTTCTTGCTGCAGGCCCAGAACGACCACTCTCTGGCGGCCATCGAGGGCCTATCGGAGGTGCTCCGCCGGAGCGGGAAGCCCCACCAGTCCAGGGTGTACCCCGCTTTTGGCACCACCCCCCAACAGGGGCACGAGTTCTGTATCCAGGGAAGCGAGATTTGGGGGCCGGAGGTGTTTGCCTTTTTTGCCCAGCACCTTCGCTGA
- a CDS encoding IS256-like element ISTth4 family transposase, with the protein MFNRGAHLSTRRCPVDQDTLRILLREAVRETVAEVLQTVLELDRTAFLQVHGGRRNGYYPRKLETTFGQVDLKVPRDRESRYYPAFLKPYVRRLVDVGEVAVALYAAGVSQRKAAEILSLLLGHRYSHETLSALTDEVLEAAGAFRTRPLPEEMAFVYLDGLSLKVFREGEGIVRESVYVALGIAPNGERRVLGFWLLPTESALGWEGVLGELWQRGLRRVLLFITDGLPGLPEAIRRVYPQAEWQRCVVHGVRWSLSQVRARDRGLLAEDLRRVYGAESREEALGALEEVKAAWGSRYPGVVGLWVQDSGAFLRFYGYPKVLWPYLRSTNLMERFIREVRRGTKVRDHKFPKEEAVYKLLYLESERQEGRWAERKLKGFSEVKEVLEKMLQERYAPRTQTLTHNS; encoded by the coding sequence GTGTTTAATAGGGGGGCACACCTTAGCACGAGGAGGTGCCCCGTGGACCAGGATACCTTGCGGATCTTGCTGAGGGAAGCGGTGCGGGAGACAGTAGCCGAGGTTCTGCAGACGGTTCTGGAGCTGGACCGGACGGCCTTCTTGCAGGTGCACGGAGGCCGCAGGAACGGCTACTACCCCCGCAAGCTGGAGACCACCTTCGGCCAGGTGGACCTGAAGGTCCCTAGGGATCGGGAATCTCGGTATTACCCGGCTTTCCTTAAGCCCTACGTCCGCCGCCTGGTGGACGTGGGGGAAGTGGCGGTAGCCCTTTACGCCGCCGGGGTCAGTCAGCGCAAGGCGGCCGAGATACTGAGCCTGCTCTTAGGCCACCGCTACTCCCACGAGACCCTGAGCGCCCTGACGGACGAGGTCCTGGAGGCGGCAGGAGCCTTCCGCACCCGGCCTTTGCCCGAGGAGATGGCCTTCGTCTACCTGGACGGGCTTTCCCTAAAGGTCTTCAGGGAAGGAGAAGGGATCGTACGGGAAAGCGTGTATGTGGCCCTGGGCATCGCCCCTAATGGGGAGAGGCGGGTCCTGGGGTTTTGGCTGTTGCCCACGGAGAGCGCCCTGGGATGGGAGGGGGTCCTGGGGGAGCTTTGGCAGCGGGGCCTGCGGCGGGTATTGCTCTTCATCACCGACGGGCTGCCCGGGCTTCCTGAAGCGATCCGCAGGGTCTACCCTCAGGCGGAATGGCAGCGGTGCGTGGTGCACGGGGTGCGGTGGAGCCTGTCCCAGGTGCGGGCGCGGGACCGGGGCCTGCTGGCGGAGGACCTGAGGCGGGTGTACGGGGCGGAGAGCCGGGAAGAAGCTCTTGGGGCCTTGGAGGAGGTGAAGGCCGCCTGGGGTTCGCGGTACCCGGGGGTGGTGGGGCTTTGGGTACAGGATTCGGGGGCCTTCCTGCGGTTCTACGGGTACCCCAAGGTGCTTTGGCCGTACCTGCGGAGCACCAACCTGATGGAGCGGTTTATCCGGGAAGTGCGGCGGGGGACGAAGGTGCGGGACCACAAGTTTCCTAAGGAAGAGGCGGTGTACAAGCTTCTTTACCTGGAGTCGGAGAGGCAGGAAGGGAGGTGGGCAGAACGGAAACTAAAGGGGTTCTCGGAGGTGAAGGAGGTGCTGGAGAAGATGCTTCAGGAGCGGTATGCCCCCCGTACACAGACTCTTACACATAACTCTTGA
- a CDS encoding NADH-quinone oxidoreductase subunit 15 yields MSASHDRELYEAWVELLSWMREYAREKGVRFEKEADFPDFIYRMERPYDLPTTIMTASLSDALGEPFLLADVSPRHAQLKRIGLRLPRAHIHLHAHYEPGKGLVTGKIPLTKERFFALADRARAALALA; encoded by the coding sequence ATGAGCGCTTCCCACGATCGGGAACTCTACGAGGCCTGGGTGGAGCTTCTCTCCTGGATGCGGGAGTACGCCCGGGAAAAGGGGGTGCGTTTTGAAAAGGAGGCGGACTTCCCCGACTTCATCTACCGCATGGAGCGCCCCTATGACCTGCCCACCACCATCATGACCGCTTCCCTTTCCGACGCCCTGGGCGAGCCCTTTCTCCTGGCTGATGTCTCCCCCCGCCATGCCCAGCTCAAGCGCATCGGCCTCCGCCTGCCCCGGGCCCACATCCACCTCCACGCCCACTACGAGCCCGGCAAGGGGCTGGTGACGGGCAAGATCCCCCTCACCAAGGAGCGCTTCTTCGCCCTGGCCGACCGGGCCCGGGCCGCCTTGGCCTTGGCTTAG
- a CDS encoding glycerate kinase — protein sequence MRAAFLKEAFLQALKATHPGALTAKALPPRKPDLILAVGKAGAAMLRAALDRYGEVPYHLTLPKGQEALGLKAVQAGHPLPDGESQRAAEEVLDLLKGLSPKGRVLALLSGGGSALWCAPLGINLEEMRKLTQALLQSGASIAEINAVRKHLSRLKGGRALLATRARVQALLLSDVPGDDPSVIASGPFHPDPSTYREALAVLDRYGLDFPGARRVLEAGARGEIPETLKPGDPATRRLRWRLAGANLDLLKAARDFLRGEGYREVILSDRFGGEARGLARFHAELVATIRAHGLPFRKPLFLLSGGEAQVRVRGGGLGGRNLEFLLALYAYLQEPLYALAADSDGLDGPSGVAGALLTPEVWGLGLDPQPFLAENDSLGFFARAGTLLTLGPTGTNLNDFRLLFVN from the coding sequence ATGAGGGCGGCCTTCCTCAAGGAAGCCTTCCTGCAGGCCCTTAAGGCCACCCACCCCGGGGCGCTCACCGCCAAGGCCCTTCCCCCAAGAAAGCCCGACCTCATCCTGGCCGTGGGCAAGGCGGGGGCCGCCATGCTCCGCGCCGCCTTGGACCGCTACGGGGAGGTGCCCTACCACCTCACCCTGCCCAAGGGGCAGGAGGCCTTGGGCCTAAAGGCGGTCCAGGCCGGCCACCCCCTGCCCGATGGGGAAAGCCAAAGGGCCGCGGAGGAGGTGCTGGACCTCCTGAAAGGCCTCTCCCCCAAGGGCCGGGTCCTGGCCCTCCTCTCGGGCGGGGGAAGCGCCCTCTGGTGCGCCCCCTTGGGGATCAACCTGGAGGAGATGCGAAAGCTCACCCAAGCCCTCCTCCAGAGCGGGGCCAGCATCGCCGAGATCAACGCCGTGCGCAAACACCTCTCCCGCCTCAAGGGGGGGCGGGCCCTCCTGGCCACCCGGGCCCGGGTCCAGGCCCTCCTCCTCTCCGACGTGCCCGGGGACGACCCCAGCGTGATCGCCTCGGGCCCCTTCCACCCCGACCCCAGCACCTACCGGGAGGCCCTGGCCGTCCTGGACCGCTATGGCCTGGACTTTCCCGGGGCCAGGCGGGTGCTGGAGGCCGGGGCCAGGGGGGAGATCCCCGAAACCCTCAAGCCTGGGGACCCGGCCACCCGCCGGCTCCGCTGGCGCCTGGCCGGGGCCAACCTGGACCTCCTCAAGGCCGCCCGGGACTTCCTGCGGGGGGAAGGGTACAGGGAAGTCATCCTCTCCGACCGCTTCGGGGGGGAAGCGAGGGGCCTCGCCCGCTTCCACGCCGAGCTGGTGGCCACCATCCGCGCCCACGGGCTGCCCTTCCGCAAGCCCCTTTTCCTGCTCTCCGGGGGGGAGGCCCAGGTGAGGGTGCGGGGCGGGGGCCTGGGGGGGCGGAACCTGGAGTTTCTCCTGGCCCTCTACGCCTACCTCCAGGAACCCCTCTACGCCCTGGCCGCGGACTCCGACGGGCTGGACGGCCCCTCAGGGGTGGCCGGGGCCCTCCTCACCCCGGAGGTCTGGGGCCTGGGCCTGGACCCACAGCCCTTCCTGGCGGAAAACGATAGCCTAGGCTTCTTCGCCCGGGCCGGAACCCTCCTCACCCTGGGCCCCACCGGCACCAACCTCAACGATTTCCGCCTCCTCTTTGTAAACTAG
- the hemW gene encoding radical SAM family heme chaperone HemW — MASLYVHVPFCPTLCPYCDFHVVRRAPGWVEAYLKRLAEEAQALFAQHPGPLRTLYLGGGTPSYLRERELLALFQALPWSLAPGAEVTLEANPGTLNRKRLALLRALGVNRLSLGVQSFQDPVLRFLGRAHGRKGALRAVEEALAAGFRVSLDLILGLPMQDVERDLEEAAALGVGHVSAYTLQVEKGTPFALLGLGEDPERAAWAMERAAEVLGQAGLERYEVSNFARPGEEAAHNLVYWRNGFWLALGPRATGQYPDGAPGVYALRRTHPPLPRWLQGEAPEEEAISPLGHAKESLMLGLRLREGVDLEEVARRSGLPLPSLLQEAVSQLVQEGFLEAAGPRIRPTPKAFPLLHRVVLRLWEALDPLEAPG, encoded by the coding sequence GTGGCTAGCCTTTACGTCCACGTCCCCTTCTGCCCTACCCTTTGCCCCTACTGCGACTTCCACGTGGTGCGCCGGGCCCCGGGGTGGGTGGAGGCCTACCTGAAGCGCCTGGCCGAGGAGGCCCAGGCCCTTTTTGCCCAGCACCCCGGGCCCCTTAGGACCCTCTACCTGGGGGGCGGCACCCCCAGCTACCTGCGGGAAAGGGAGCTCCTCGCCCTCTTCCAGGCCTTACCCTGGTCCCTGGCCCCGGGGGCGGAGGTAACCCTGGAGGCCAACCCGGGCACCCTGAACCGAAAGCGGCTCGCCCTCCTCCGGGCCCTGGGGGTCAACCGCCTTTCCTTGGGGGTGCAGAGCTTCCAGGACCCTGTCCTCCGCTTTCTGGGCCGGGCCCACGGGCGCAAAGGGGCCCTTAGGGCGGTGGAGGAGGCCTTGGCGGCAGGCTTTCGCGTCTCCTTGGACCTCATCCTGGGCCTGCCCATGCAGGACGTGGAGAGGGACCTCGAGGAGGCCGCGGCCCTAGGGGTGGGGCACGTCTCCGCCTACACCCTGCAGGTGGAAAAGGGTACCCCCTTCGCCCTCCTGGGCCTAGGCGAGGACCCCGAGCGGGCCGCCTGGGCCATGGAGCGGGCAGCCGAGGTCCTGGGCCAGGCGGGCCTGGAGCGCTACGAGGTTTCCAACTTCGCCCGGCCAGGGGAGGAGGCGGCCCACAACCTGGTCTACTGGCGCAACGGCTTCTGGCTGGCCCTGGGGCCCAGGGCCACGGGCCAGTACCCGGACGGGGCCCCTGGGGTCTACGCCCTTCGCCGCACCCACCCGCCCCTGCCCCGCTGGCTCCAGGGGGAAGCCCCCGAGGAGGAGGCCATCTCCCCCCTGGGGCACGCCAAGGAAAGCCTGATGCTGGGCCTCCGCCTGCGGGAAGGGGTGGACCTGGAGGAGGTGGCCCGAAGGAGCGGGCTTCCTCTCCCTTCCCTCCTGCAGGAGGCCGTTTCCCAACTGGTCCAGGAGGGCTTCCTGGAGGCCGCGGGGCCCCGGATCCGCCCCACCCCCAAGGCCTTCCCCCTCCTTCACCGGGTGGTGCTCCGCCTCTGGGAGGCCCTTGACCCCCTCGAGGCCCCAGGCTAA
- a CDS encoding (Fe-S)-binding protein, translating to MQHRIPVETLGPEGEVMAHAIEACVHCGFCLPTCPTYLVLQEEMDSPRGRIFLMKEVLEGNLGLEEALPYLDRCLACQACVTACPSGVPYGELIAAFRLHTEGKRHRYPLERAYRLALLRTLPYPGRFRPLAELGARLKPLLQPLPLPKPLKAPLELLPPRLEREEGYAEVYPAKGERKARVGLLLGCAQRVLRPSINRATIKVLQENGLEVLAVREQVCCGALNLHAGDKEGARALARQNLRAFREVDFVVTNAAGCGSGMKEYPLLFLGEAEEEEARHLAAKVKDLTAILAEVGFTPPPPPKKPLRVAYHDACHLAHAQGVREAPRRLLKAAGVEVLEPREWEICCGSAGTYNLFQPGIAEALGRRKAENLMATQPHLVVTGNIGCLTQIQAYLDPRIPILHTAELLALLYEGQAENLPA from the coding sequence ATGCAGCACCGGATCCCCGTGGAAACCCTGGGCCCGGAAGGGGAGGTGATGGCCCACGCCATCGAGGCCTGCGTCCACTGCGGCTTCTGCCTCCCCACCTGCCCCACCTACCTGGTCCTGCAGGAGGAGATGGACTCCCCCCGGGGGCGGATCTTCCTCATGAAGGAGGTCCTAGAGGGGAACCTGGGGCTGGAGGAGGCCCTCCCCTACCTGGACCGCTGCCTGGCCTGCCAAGCCTGCGTCACCGCCTGTCCAAGCGGCGTCCCCTACGGCGAACTCATCGCCGCCTTCCGCCTCCACACCGAGGGAAAGCGGCACCGCTACCCCCTGGAACGGGCGTACCGCCTGGCCCTCCTCCGCACCCTCCCCTATCCCGGGCGCTTCCGCCCTCTGGCGGAGCTGGGGGCAAGGCTCAAGCCCCTCCTCCAACCCCTCCCCCTCCCCAAGCCCCTCAAGGCCCCTCTGGAACTCCTCCCCCCCCGCCTGGAACGGGAGGAAGGCTACGCCGAGGTCTACCCCGCCAAGGGGGAGAGGAAGGCCCGGGTGGGCCTCCTCTTGGGATGCGCCCAGAGGGTTCTGCGGCCCTCCATCAACCGGGCCACCATAAAAGTTCTCCAGGAAAATGGCCTGGAGGTCCTGGCGGTGCGGGAACAGGTCTGCTGCGGAGCCCTGAACCTCCACGCCGGGGACAAGGAGGGGGCCAGGGCCTTGGCCCGGCAGAACCTACGGGCCTTTCGGGAGGTGGATTTCGTGGTGACCAACGCCGCCGGCTGCGGCTCGGGGATGAAGGAGTACCCCCTCCTCTTCCTGGGGGAGGCCGAGGAGGAGGAGGCGCGGCACCTGGCCGCCAAGGTGAAGGACCTGACCGCCATCCTGGCGGAGGTGGGCTTCACCCCGCCCCCACCCCCCAAGAAGCCCCTGCGGGTGGCCTACCACGACGCCTGCCATCTGGCCCACGCCCAAGGGGTGCGGGAGGCCCCAAGGCGGCTTCTGAAAGCGGCGGGGGTGGAGGTCCTGGAGCCCCGGGAGTGGGAGATCTGCTGCGGCAGCGCCGGCACCTACAACCTCTTCCAGCCAGGGATCGCCGAGGCCCTGGGGCGGCGGAAGGCGGAGAACCTTATGGCCACCCAGCCCCACCTGGTGGTCACGGGCAACATCGGCTGCCTGACCCAGATCCAGGCCTACCTGGACCCCCGCATCCCCATCCTCCACACCGCCGAGCTCCTCGCCCTCCTCTACGAGGGCCAGGCGGAAAACCTCCCCGCATGA